Below is a genomic region from Henckelia pumila isolate YLH828 chromosome 3, ASM3356847v2, whole genome shotgun sequence.
TAGCTTCGGTAGTGTCAAATGCATTCATCAGGCATTTAGTAATTTCCCCAAGTCTTGCAACTGTCTTTTCAGAAAATTAATTGTTTTCTTCCTTGAATTCAAACCAGGGAGATTGCTCACTCTCACCTCTTCATTTCCCACTGAGAAGGTCGGGAACAATCCCTTATAGATCAATGCTTTCACTTATCATGTAGGAGTAAATTCGCAAGATAATCAAACAGAGCTAATGACAAGAGCCAAGACCATCTAGAACTTAAACAACACGACAGTCAAATAAAATACAAAGAAATTCCCCACACTCGAGCCTGataaagaaaagaatatatatGAACCAACActtaacataattaattatcAATCACTACTAACGATATTCCAAATTGTTACGTTGTTGCAGTGCTGGAAATTAATACACTTTTCTTGATCCTATCTATCTAGTTTGTTTCATAAATAGGAAAACTAGTGCTCGAACAAAAATCCAAATCGTAATTTGGTAAATCAAACAGTTAGAACTTGAATCACCATCTCCGCCATGGCTGACTTTTTTAAATTCTTGTTCGTCTAATGATGAATAATTTTCAACCCAATACACAACAGACCTCCTCTAAATTTCATGTTTGATTACTCAATAAGAAACGAATGCAAAACGAGCACCAATTCAttacttcaaaaaaaataaaactatagaAAAAGAACATGAACCCAGGAAAATACATAAATCCATGTAAAATTATCGAAGAACATGTTAAAAAATCTTGAAATCAAAAGCCAAATCAAATAAGATAaaaggaaaagaagaaaaccTTTACTCTCCACGCTCACAGAAGCCAAAACATGGGAACAGTGCACTTCAATTCAACGACGGACAACGGACGATGGTGAATGGAGATGGAGACATAAAATAGGAGAAATTGGGAGGGGAAAAAAGGAAATGGGAGGGAAACGAAAGGAGATTATCGAAAAAATCACGGaagggtagattaggttttacgTTGATTTTTTTTAGAGATATAGTCCAGGATATGTTATACCATGAGAAATTAAGGATGAGATATCACGTAAAATCATGGTTGAATGACGGGCTTTCAAATTTGAGGAAAATGGAGTTTTTGTAAGTAAACAAGGGATGATGTTGGATTAATAATATTATCCTATCTTTATCAAGCCAAGTAAACACAGcttaaaagtcttaactaagctactaCATAATCTCTAATCTCTATAGGGATCAAAAGTTATACTTGCGTCCATCGTCAGTCTGCTGATGGAGACTGCCCCACAACTTGGGCAAAGCTTCGCTACGACTCCGGGACGCCTCCCTATCGCCCGACCCTCGACGACTAAGGCTAAAAAGCCCCTAAAAATCCTCAAAAACGAGAAGGAAAAGAATTAGAATGAGCAAAAAATGAGGCCCCTCGACCCCATATTTATAGGtcgagatcggaacgtccgatccctacgatcggagcttccgatctcctcTGTTTTCCATGTATCATGCATTTCAACAAGTGTTCCTGCCAGCAGATTGGAACGTCTGATCCCTACTTCGAAAGTCCGATCTCCTCCTCATGACGTCATTATGCTGACCTCACACTTGGACACCTGGTTGGGTACGTTTGGAACATCCAAACTCTCGATCGGAGCTTTTGATCCCATCTGGATTCCGAACTCAACGTTGTTTCCGAACTTCatgcagttcggaccatccgaattgtggttcggagcttccgatatgcCCAAATTCTTGGGATCCTCGGAACTATTTTCGAgtattctgaatccatttttgaattCCTTGGATCCATCTGAAATttcattaatcatgttttgcccactctaaacatgattacttgattaaAACCATTTAATCACTAATTCTGGATTCGGGTCACAACAACAACACTCTAGACAACACTCAGAATTGAAAGATCAAATTCAAGGGGAGAACTGATTTGATCAGATCGAACTCAGAGAGTGAGTTCTGAGAattaaaattcagggggagttGCTGAATTGGTGTTTAAAGTGTTTTGTTCAGAATGACAAAAAGggaagattgaaaggaataattATTCCTTAATAACTTTTCATGTTTTTGAAAGATTAACTTTTAGTATTTTGTCTTTCTAGTATTGTGAGTTAAGAttgtatttaatatttatgttgTCATATCTTAAACTAGGAAGTTTTTTGAACTAAATTGAGATAATATAAGATTCCAAGTTAAGGTTGATTGGgttagttatttttaatattatctcttaatttaattatattcttTTATCTTTGCACGGATTTGTTTTTCACATTTGAAAAGGAAACAAGATCAAGATATTTGGAAATAGGAATATCAGGTttaaaaagagaagaaatgatCAAGAAGTGCGCGTGACCAAAAAAAGAGAGATTGAGAGACATAGACTTCAAACGTGAAGGTAGTATTATTGAGAgttctgaagcattgaagaTATGGAAGTCTTACTACAGCCGTGCTTGTTGGCTTCCCTTGGAGTGTCGAGAACACTTGTTGTGTCTCTCGAGTTTTGGCAACTAGGGTTGACTTCGATGGTCTATGATTCTGTCCTCAGTTGATTCCTAGGGagttgttctttttatgtttattttttgttttgtgtgtgtttttgtattgatttttgATATGGTTCACAGCTTGTATAGAGTTTTTGTAAAATAATTTACAATTTTTCTAGTTAAGATTTTTGCTCTGAAGCACCGTGCAAatacttagtacttgtgcataattatttttgaatatacTTAATTATTCGTTTTTTCGTTTTCATTTACGCTTTAAATATTTCCGCGATGCATGTTGTGTCGGATGTTAATAACATCTAGAGACATTAACATCTTTTAAAATCTGATTTTTGTGCTATGTGTATTCTTGTCAAGGCCAGAAACAACCCAACATctagatatataatatatggcggaaaaatatatttttggtacTACGTATACAATTACTTGTAACTTTTCCATTATAGATCGATCAATTTCCAGTTTTACTTTTCAATTTCAGTGTTTTTTAATGTGGGTGTTAATGTGGTGCCTGAAAAAGGATAATGTTTTTCCGGAAATTATGATGCAtcacaaaaaaaattctaaCATGACGTTGAACATTGCTGACTTAAGGTGAAAAATGGTTGAAACTGAAAACAAATGTAGATCAGTGGACTAAGACGGTAAACTGATTAATAACATGATTAAAATGCAAAAACGTGCAGATAATTGCAGAAATAGAAATGTTCGCAGATCCAAATTGGAGGTCTCGTGCAGTGAAATGTCACGTACAATTTGTCATTTATTCATGAAATACTTACCAGTACTTAACATTGAGGTAGAAGAACTATGAAGCCGGTGGAGTGGCTATAATCATCAGAGGAAATTTCCTATGGACTGCGATTCCATTGACTTCAGTCATGTCTAAATTCTCCCCACTTTCTCCATCTGGTAATGCCATGTCAAAGTTATGCACCAATTTCGCCAACGCGAGTTCGAAAACCGCGGTGGCAAATGTAACACCAGGACACCCTCTCCGACCAGCACCAAATGGTATCAACTCGAAATCCAACCCTTTGTAGTCAGTGTTCCTGTCCAAGAACCTCTCAGGACGAAATTCTTCGGGATGTTCCCACGACGATGGGTCTCGTCCTATCGCCCAAGAATTGATGATAACTTGTGTGCCGGATGCAATGTCATATCCCATTATTTTGGTGTCTTTGGTCGACTCTCGTGGGACTAGCAATGGAATTGGAGCATGCATTCTTAGACTCTCTTTCATCACCAACTTTAGATATTGCATTTTTTCTAAGTCACTTTCTGTGATCTCTCCTTTTGTTGCGCAAATGGCTCTCACTTCATCTTGTAGTTTTTTCATGCTTTCCGGGTGTCGTAGAAGCTCTATCACCGCCCACTCGACGGCGGTGTATGTTGTGTCGGTTCCGGCAGCAAATACATCCTATCATAAATAAGaatcaatataatatatatgcatGCATGTGAAAGATGTGCTATCAAATATATATGATTGTTCATTCTTCTCACtaaaacataacatgcaataattGGGAATGGCAACTTTAGTGTACGttggtttaatttatttaggatTTTAGTTTTGATATTTACTGAAATTTTGTTTTCATGTAATAATTTGGATTTTTTGGTCCTCTTGACTCTTGTTCACCGAAAGTTATTCTGATCTTCTGTACATGCTTTAACTATATAATTTTGTTAAGAATAGTACTCTTTGAATCTCACTCTCTCAACTATAACTCTTTCACTTACTTTAAATTTCATTTGATTTCTAGATCAAACCTTTCGACTAACATAATAGCTTGTAAAACATGCATATTGATCATATAACTGTGTTCACTACCTTTTTTATTCCATAATTGTTGGTGCCAAAAGACTTTTGAATCTCTCTTGCTTGTGGTATGACAAAAAGATCTTTGAACTTATTAAATTTAAACGTATTTGGTCCCCTGCAATAATTCGTCAATTAAAACTAGCTAATAGGATAGAGACCAAAAAGGACGTTGGGTCCAATACATTGATACTAAGATTAACTCATCTCATGATTAAAGATCCTTGAAATCATCTCACAAgatacttgctaaaaaattatcGGATGAAAAATTGTAACCATAGCATGTTCTTTTCCGTCAATTTTTAACTATGAATTAACAATGGAGAACTAAAGGCTAAAGCCAAGTCAACCAACTGTTTTTCCGTGTAAGAAATTGAAGTGACCAAGATAATTTTCGCTCCAACAATATGTAGAAAAATGAAATCTCACGGTGTACGTTACTCTTCTTTTGAAATCACTAACTCGAAAACTTGCTCCTATAAATTTGTCTCACagattaattttgtaaaatgaaTCTCTTACTTGATTcgactaataaaaaatattatttattatttcaaaattgttattttttacTACAAATATGGATTGAGTCGAAATACCTCACCGAGTCTCGCAAAAGACCTCCTccaatgataatatatatagtCCCTTTCCCTTATTCGCTTGATTAAAACTAAATTTAAACGTATTTGGTCCCCAGCAATAATTCGTCAATTAAAACTAGCTAATAGGATAGGGACCAAAAAGGACGTTGGCTCCAATACACAGTTTCACGAATCGATTTTATGAAACATGACTCTTATTTGGATCACtcatgaaaattattaatttttatatcaaaagtattattttctattataaatatgaacatGATTGACTTGTCTCACACATAAAGATCTTTGAAACCATATTACAAGATATCTAGCATGTGTTTTCCGTCAATTTTTAAGTATGAATTAACAATGGAGAGCCAAAGATAAGTCAACTAACTCTTTTTACGTGTAAAAAAAATAGAAGTGACCAAGATAATTTTGGCTACAATAATATGTAGAAAAATGAAATTATATCACCGTACGTGTACGTTACTCTTCTTTTGAAATCACCAACTCGAAAATTCGGATAGATTTATCTTACATATTAATTTCATAAGATGGATCTTCCAGTAAAAAAATAGTATTTCATCTGTATGGATTGAGTCAAACTCTCGTACGGTCTCACAAGCCATTTTTGGTTTGATTAAACTAAAATGGAAACTctcaaattttataataatagcAATAAAGATTTCTTACCATAATAATGGCTTTGATGGAATTATCCTCGAAATGGCTAGTATCTTCGTTTTCCCTCTGAAACTGAAGCAATATATCCACAAAATCCaactcctcctcctcctcctcctccccAACATTAACTCTCTTCTTCTTTAGCACTACTTGTTCAATATCCCTATGCTCTTTCACCACTCTCTCCAAGAATTGGTCCAACTCTTTCCCCACTTTATCCAACTTAGTGTGCAGACCATTCAAGCGATCAATCCAAGAAAGACATGGAATGTAATCACCGATGCAAGAACTTCCCAGTAGCTGCACGAACTCTTTGAGTAACTTTCTCAGCTTATCCCCTTCTCCTTTGCTCGCATACTTCCTCCCCAACGCAGCCCTGCAAACCACATTATTTGTAAGGGTTGCCAACACATCACTCAAGTTCACGACACCTGCAGACGACGATCTCCTGATGTTGTCGATCATAATCGACGTCTCCTCTTCCCTCAATCGGCCAAAGGACTGAACCCTTTTGTTGCTTAAAAGATGAAGCACGCATATGCTCCTGATCTGCCTCCAGTACTCGCCGTAAGGAGCGAACGCCACGTCGAGGGAGCCGTAAAGTAGCTTATCGGGTACGGTGGATTTGGGCCTGTTTGAAAAGATCAGGTCTTGGTTTTTCATTATCTCGCGAGCTGCTTCGGCTGAGGAGGCGACAAGCACCGGGACTTTGCCGAAATGAAGCAGCATGAGGGGTCCGTAGCGCCTGGACAAGGAGTGGAGAGAGCGGTGGGGGAGTGCACCCATCTGGTGGAAGTTGCCGATCAGTGGAAGCTTTCTGGGAGATGGTGGCAGATTTGAAGCTTCGTTGCGCCGCCATTTGTAGACGAAGAAGAGGAAGATCGCCAAAAGAGGGAGGGAAACGATGAATTGTGAAAGATAAGACATTTTCTCGTAAGCCTCATAAAAAGCCAAACATCAAtttgttaaataatttaaattgaaaCATGCaggctagctagctagctaggctTATTTTTCATGTAAGCAAGTGGTGTACACGAGTCGAAACATAgatatttttatgcattatttattattatatcttcTCGACGATCTGTATTTCCAAGTGTACCAAGGAAACGTGGCTTTAATTGGATATGGTTTTTTTACTCTACTTTGTCTTTAATGCGCGCAAAAGACTATAGTAGGGACGCAATTTTTGGATATTTTCTGTAGACCCTGATATATCATTGCACCTGCTAATTATTAGATTGATATGAAATATATTAACTTAAATAGTTTAAACTTAATTGGAAGAAAAAATGCGGAAACGATAATTAAATTCAAACACAActccggcagaatacaactaaTAAACTAGAAAATAAATATCAGTTTCATGAACCATATCAAACTGTTGTATGTGAAAACCCAAAGAAACAACGGGAACAAGATAGATAAACCTCCACAAGCGGTCAGGCTCCACATCTAACCTTGCCTCGAACCTCCTGTCACGTCTGAAAACTGGGtctagttgacatcggcgttgtttaacaatttaacattgaaacaacaagtCTCGTAGCACAATTCTTTCCAAAACCCTAGTCTATTTCATAAAACAGAATTGTCTTTACAATACGAAACATGAGTGCGGAAGCGATAATATAAAGAAAACTAGATTAAAGACAATTCTAGAGGTCTTCTTTTCTTGAAAATTCATCACAGCCCCAAAACATGTCTTGTTCAGTCTCGTCCCCTTGatcttcattcttatctgggGAGGAAAGTAAGGGGTGAGCGTTTTGGGAAATACTCAGTAAGTAGGGGATGTTCGTAAAAGAGAATATCGAAATATAGATATAATTTGAGTTCAAAAGTGGCATGTCGCAAAACATGTTACAACAGGAATCGAGACATTAGACCAACAAAATTCGAAACAGATCAAGGAATCATATCAAGAAAAAAAACAGAAGGTCAACATGCAAAAGGCACTAAAACTTCATCTCATTATTCATGGTTCGTTTTTCTGTCTCCTATATGTTACTCCTTTGAGGGGGCGAGACCATTGTTTCGGTTTTATATATACCTACCAAAGGGGGCCATATAACGGTTTTATACCCACCGTTTAAGGGTCATATAACGGTTTTATACCCACCGTGTAGGGCCATATAACGGTTTTGTACCCACAGTGTAGGGGCCATATAACATATTACATTTTATTTGCagttcaaaatatatcaaatcgTAACAGTGTCGTTTCAAAAACCTCAAAGTATAATGAATCATTAAAAGGAAACATATATAGTTCAAAGGACACGGAAATCTGGTACTTATCAAAGACACTAAATAATCGATGTACGATCGGATTTTCAGAAACAGGAACAACATCATTTAAAAACACATATAGAAGCCCACTTATGAAGAAGTATAAGTGTGCAAACTTTATATCAATAAatcaaggttctaaaaagcgtGAAGCGTGTCGAAGCGTGTGAGCCAAGCTTCAAGATTTTTAAGCTTAAGCGTGATTACTACGAGTTTAAGCGTAAAAAAGcatttttaatttaaactaTAATTTTAGTCATCTCAAACAAATTAACGGAGTAAATATTGAATACATATAATAAATTCAAGTGCAATGCATTAATTTTTTATGAGATTCTAATTCAATTTATCtcatcatttattttatatccCGTGTCAtcgaatataaattaaattagttGGTCTACTTTAAAACATTTGATGTAAAATCCCTCAATATGTACTGTGCTACACTTAACCATATGATATTGTACATTCCTAATATTTCTAACAACCACTTACTAATAAAATCGCTAATTTATGATCATTTTTGTTCTTATTAATCAATTTCAGTTTTTAGAAAAGTTGCATTTAAACGTATTTAATGACACTTGACATGGTCAATCTATGTCTGATCATTTTTTTACCGCTTTTGTCCAAAGCAAAGCGTTTTGAGGAAGCTTCAAGCATAAGAGAGATTAAGGGAGGCTTAATCAAtctttttagaacactgcaataaatatatatacaaaagtCTACTTTAGAAAATACGAGATGAAAGGAATTAAAGGATAACAAACGAAGCATAGGATGAAAAATTACTTCAGAAACATAAGCCTACTTACCTGAATCCTATGAGAATGTGAGTGAATGTTATGTACAAAATTTCTACTTCAAGCCTAGTAGTGCTTCCGTAAAACTTTGGCTCGATTTGGACAATACTTCAGACAACACTCTTTGTTTGACTACTTGCACAAGCTACTCTAGTTTTGAAACTAGTGAACAATAACTCTATTAAACAGCTACTGAAATGCACGAAAATCACAAATCTTTCTATTGCTCGAAATTTTGAAGGTGTGGAGTGTTTTGGTGTGTCATTTTCTTTCAAGGTTGAGGTTCTTATATAGTGGTCTTTGGGCAGCTGAAGGGGCACACATTTATAGCCTTTTAAGTGGTCATAAACGTCCTTAATCATGGTCATAATGACTCTTTATGATGGGGGTTTCTTTTGGTATCATTAACCTTGTTTTTATGTTCCATTAATAGCCTCATAATGACTGATCATAATGGTGAATGTGGGGGTTATGAATGGTCTTCATTCCTATTCAAATTAATCCTTAAAAGTCGAATTGATTTGGCTTAATTGTAGGGAGAGTGACAGTTAATATTTTGTATGCTTGCTAAGTCTTATTGGCGATTTGAATTACATGTAGTTATTTAGATGAAGTGGCCGGtcatgcatgcatgtggaaTTTCAATGTTTTCACATCCATCCCTCCTTATTAGAAGTTTCGTCATCGAAACTTGATTTTGTCTCTAACAGTCCACTTTCTTAGACAACTATCTTTCCTTGAACAATTGCTCCAATAATTTGTAGGGTCATCAAGTCATTATACCAGTTAACTAGCGCCACAATTATTTGTACCCTAGAGAAGCATAGTTACTACACTTACTGACACAATATTATAATAATCCAGCCAATATCAGTCTAGGTTCTTAAATTCTTATTGAGTTTCCTAGATCTAAATGAGCATCTGACATCACAATTAATCAATTCATAAGAGGTTAAGTCGATTATTGAGATGGTACCTGTGATGTAATCGTTTGCGTCATTAGTCTCCTCTTACGTTATGGCAAACACACGAGTGTTGGGTTTGTTTTCCTTTGGCTTGTTTGGTGTAGCACCTATGTTTGATCTTGTCCCCTCTACACCCTTAGGTTTGGGACAATCAGCAATACGGTGCCCCATCTTTCCACAGTCGAAACATGAATCGGAATTCTTACGACATTCACCAGTATGTCGGAAGTTACAGAGGGGGCTTGGCTTAACAGTTTGGTGGATCGACGACAAACCTAGAGAGAGGTCCTTAGACTAATTCAGCCTCTTAAATTTCTGTCTAGTTTGgttttcttggtcaaggaagggTATCTTGTTCGTTCGCTCGTCTTCATGCCAATGGATATCAGTCTCAGCTCTAATGGCTGCTCCCATTAGGCCAACAAAGCTTGTAGGTTGATAGAATGACAATGATGATTGAATTTGACTGCTCAGACCTTTCTTGAAACAATGCATCTTCAGTGTATCGTGTGTCATGATGGTTGGGACATAGGTTCCAAGAGAATTGAACTTGGATGTATACTCCATCACAGACATCTTTGGAGTTTGAACAAAGTTCTCAAACTCGCTCAATTCCTGCAGTTTGATCTCTTTCGGGAAATACTGTTTCAAAAAAGCTCCTCAAAACTGTTGCAATGTAATGTGTCCAGCCGCCGTAATAGTTGGTGAAACTGTCTCCCACCATTTCCTTGCTTTATCCTCCAAGAATTGTGTTACGACATCTACTATGTGTTCTTTCGGAATCTCAAGTAGCCGGAGTTGGGTCTCAACGTTCTTGAGCCAATTCTGACTAACTTCTAGGTCAGGGTTTCCATCAAAGGTTGGCACCCGGTTCTTTCTAAGGGACTCATAGTGATACTTTGTCCCATGTTGCGCATGTGGTGGCGGCGGTTGATTCATCCCCATTCTTTGGAGCGTTGTTGCAACTATAGTCGCTATGGCCATCAAATCCGTGTGGTTTACGTTAAATCTTGGGGGTGGAGGTGGATTTCCCTCTTCTCCGTTATTTTCGTTGTTGCGAGTATTACGATTGTTTCTCGGAATTCGTCCGGCCATTTCCTACAGAGACTTATATTTTTAAGATTCTTTGTTTGTCTAAAAAATAGGTTTCAATGATATATCGaaacaaaatttattaatttcaaTAGCAATCAAAAAGAAAGGTTGGAGTTCAATCAAACGCAAATAGAACATCGATGACATCTTAATCTATGATTTCTCCACCCCCTACTGCATCTATAGGTTCTTCATTTGCTCCTTCCACCTGAGCATTCACTAACTGCTGCAAGTGATCCATTTGGCCTTGTAAATTGACAACTTCAGTAGCCAAATTTTGGCTATCAACTCCCAATTGATGCACCTGATTTTCCATTGATTATCTATATACATCAAATTCCTGTTGGAGTTGATCTCTTAATTCTTTTGTGACCTTATAATGGTCACACCATGCTTCAGCATGTGCCAACATTTGACGTCCGTACTCTTGcgcctctcgcaactcttcctTGTAATCCTTGAGCTGTTTCTCCGCAAATTTATTATCAAAAGCAAGTTGGTTTACTTCCATTTGAAGGTGATCCTTAGATTCCTTCAACTCTCTTTTGTCACAAAGTAGACTCGT
It encodes:
- the LOC140890735 gene encoding cytochrome P450 71A6-like: MSYLSQFIVSLPLLAIFLFFVYKWRRNEASNLPPSPRKLPLIGNFHQMGALPHRSLHSLSRRYGPLMLLHFGKVPVLVASSAEAAREIMKNQDLIFSNRPKSTVPDKLLYGSLDVAFAPYGEYWRQIRSICVLHLLSNKRVQSFGRLREEETSIMIDNIRRSSSAGVVNLSDVLATLTNNVVCRAALGRKYASKGEGDKLRKLLKEFVQLLGSSCIGDYIPCLSWIDRLNGLHTKLDKVGKELDQFLERVVKEHRDIEQVVLKKKRVNVGEEEEEEELDFVDILLQFQRENEDTSHFEDNSIKAIIMDVFAAGTDTTYTAVEWAVIELLRHPESMKKLQDEVRAICATKGEITESDLEKMQYLKLVMKESLRMHAPIPLLVPRESTKDTKIMGYDIASGTQVIINSWAIGRDPSSWEHPEEFRPERFLDRNTDYKGLDFELIPFGAGRRGCPGVTFATAVFELALAKLVHNFDMALPDGESGENLDMTEVNGIAVHRKFPLMIIATPPAS